Proteins from a genomic interval of Clostridium sp. M62/1:
- a CDS encoding RNA polymerase sigma factor, giving the protein MFLMGMFAALEGPDDYGRLSDEKLLLKIAGGDQEAFRQLYQNTDKSMYSFILSVVRNPQDAEEIMQEAYLKVWTSAGSYQSQGKPLAWMFTIARNLCYMRFRDQKHESDMGLSDLSEMETGEFCPQIEDAADKLVLYGALKILKEEERQIVLLHTTAGLKHREIAADLGMPLATVLSKYSRAMKKLKNYLREEG; this is encoded by the coding sequence ATGTTTTTGATGGGGATGTTTGCCGCCCTGGAGGGGCCTGACGATTATGGGAGGCTGAGTGACGAGAAGCTTCTTTTAAAGATTGCCGGAGGCGATCAGGAGGCATTCCGCCAGTTATATCAGAATACGGATAAGTCCATGTACAGCTTTATTCTTTCTGTTGTGAGAAATCCTCAGGACGCGGAGGAGATCATGCAGGAAGCCTATCTGAAGGTGTGGACCTCAGCGGGCAGCTACCAGTCCCAGGGAAAACCCCTGGCCTGGATGTTTACGATAGCCAGAAATCTCTGCTATATGAGATTCAGGGATCAGAAGCATGAGTCGGACATGGGGCTTTCTGATCTTTCAGAGATGGAGACAGGTGAATTCTGTCCTCAGATAGAAGATGCCGCCGATAAGCTGGTGCTCTACGGGGCCCTGAAAATCCTGAAGGAAGAGGAGCGGCAGATTGTACTGCTACATACGACAGCAGGATTGAAGCACAGGGAGATCGCGGCAGATTTGGGTATGCCGTTAGCCACTGTGCTGTCAAAGTACAGCCGCGCCATGAAGAAATTGAAAAATTATTTGAGAGAGGAGGGATAA
- the truA gene encoding tRNA pseudouridine(38-40) synthase TruA, with protein sequence MYRNIKIVLQYDGSRYDGWQKQGNTKNTIQGKLEAVLEKLAGEPVEIHGSGRTDAGVHALGQVANFRLEERCLEELVDKTPEKKENGGKASSVSAAVMDYLNRYLPEDIAVISAMEVPERFHSRLNAVEKTYLYQIETAGRKNVFERKYIYGLGEELDLLAMKEAAKLLLGSHDFRAFSSAKRMKKSTVRELRKIEIHRDGSRVLLEFTGNGFLYNMVRILTGTLIEIGLHRRTVDSVRKALESQDRENAGFTAPAEGLLLKSVRYDEKSLQLMQ encoded by the coding sequence GTGTACAGAAATATAAAAATCGTTCTTCAGTATGACGGAAGCCGATATGACGGCTGGCAGAAGCAGGGCAATACAAAAAATACCATCCAGGGAAAGCTGGAAGCAGTTCTGGAGAAACTGGCAGGCGAACCTGTGGAGATTCACGGTTCAGGGCGCACAGACGCAGGCGTTCATGCTCTGGGACAGGTAGCCAACTTCCGGTTAGAGGAACGCTGTCTGGAAGAACTTGTGGATAAAACACCGGAAAAGAAAGAAAATGGAGGAAAAGCATCAAGCGTATCCGCCGCAGTGATGGACTATCTGAACCGTTATCTGCCGGAGGATATTGCAGTCATCAGTGCCATGGAGGTTCCGGAGCGGTTTCACAGCCGCCTGAACGCAGTGGAAAAGACGTATCTCTACCAGATCGAAACGGCCGGCCGGAAAAATGTGTTTGAGAGAAAGTATATCTATGGCCTGGGAGAGGAGCTTGATCTTTTGGCAATGAAAGAGGCAGCGAAGCTCCTTCTGGGAAGCCATGATTTCAGGGCGTTCAGTTCGGCAAAGAGGATGAAGAAGTCCACAGTCCGGGAACTTCGAAAAATCGAGATTCACAGGGACGGAAGCCGTGTGCTTCTGGAGTTTACGGGAAACGGCTTTCTCTATAATATGGTGAGGATTCTGACGGGAACGCTGATAGAGATCGGACTTCACAGGAGAACTGTCGATTCCGTGAGGAAGGCGCTTGAATCGCAAGACAGGGAAAACGCCGGTTTTACGGCTCCGGCGGAGGGACTGCTGTTAAAAAGCGTGAGATATGATGAAAAAAGTTTACAGCTCATGCAATAA
- a CDS encoding VanZ family protein has product MKKTRIWHIVLVCYVLFIYSNSMTPAAISSQESGFVLELVHGLLDSAGISALWLTDHIIRKCAHFCEYTLLGVLLTQSLNQVQGFGRCRVLLQLFLSVFLPFVDETIQLFTPGRSGQISDVWLDMSGVLFGTAAAVCFFRAAAYLMKKGEREG; this is encoded by the coding sequence ATGAAGAAAACTCGTATCTGGCACATAGTCCTTGTATGCTATGTGCTGTTTATATATTCCAATTCCATGACCCCGGCTGCTATTTCATCTCAGGAGAGCGGTTTTGTCCTGGAACTGGTTCACGGCCTGCTGGACAGTGCGGGGATCAGCGCTTTGTGGCTGACAGACCATATTATCAGAAAATGTGCTCATTTCTGTGAGTACACACTCCTGGGAGTTCTATTGACACAGAGTCTGAATCAGGTGCAGGGCTTTGGAAGATGCCGGGTTCTGCTTCAGCTTTTCCTCAGCGTCTTTCTGCCGTTTGTGGACGAGACAATCCAGCTTTTCACACCGGGGCGCTCCGGGCAGATCAGCGATGTGTGGCTGGATATGAGCGGTGTGCTGTTTGGAACTGCCGCCGCCGTCTGCTTTTTCAGGGCAGCGGCATATCTCATGAAAAAGGGAGAAAGAGAAGGCTGA
- a CDS encoding N-acetylmuramoyl-L-alanine amidase — MIQNQSEKQRGRSRRNVKNAERKKGGARFPVQKLEALRSLISDRKSGLGSRPSKSLSLGRPAAAGRTANQGRKVKIMQGARPGRGKRPKRDLAYGLAAAALLAVCLCAGGFYLGEGFRIFSDKTEVLKEAQAETTAELMAAEAAEGQEKEGEKQELYLSDAVAGGAGSQAEGQAVSGDGEPQIDQLDSALTTSNGFADTEDLVTVQENGVNLRAESQTGSRIITQLQAGEVLERTGKNEEWSRVLYDGRTCYVASQYVKVQEPEKIVQEPVPEADAPQGRAVPADAAVMAASDGTVIPVSNGRIVVLDAGHQGKENTSKEPAGPDSFSQRQKMPAGAVGNSLGLRECDVTLSIARKAKQILTERGYTVIMTRESNDINLSCAERAEIANRSGAGALVHIHTHSQESTSVSGILATCQSSGNPYNSGIYGRSYALSRSISGSVSQATGARNRGVQQTDTLSEINWSQVPVTVLEVGFLSNQQEELLLSQEEYQDRIALGIADGLDQFFSSGE, encoded by the coding sequence ATGATTCAGAATCAGAGTGAAAAGCAGAGAGGAAGATCCCGCCGCAATGTAAAAAATGCAGAGAGGAAAAAAGGAGGCGCCAGATTCCCTGTGCAGAAGCTGGAAGCCCTCCGCAGCCTAATTTCTGACAGGAAGTCAGGGCTGGGAAGCAGGCCTTCAAAGAGTCTGAGCCTTGGCCGGCCGGCCGCTGCAGGGCGGACGGCGAACCAGGGGCGTAAGGTTAAAATTATGCAGGGGGCAAGGCCCGGACGAGGCAAAAGACCCAAAAGAGATTTGGCATATGGCCTGGCAGCAGCAGCTCTGCTTGCTGTCTGTCTCTGCGCCGGAGGGTTTTATCTGGGAGAGGGCTTCAGGATTTTTTCAGATAAAACGGAGGTACTGAAGGAGGCACAGGCAGAGACTACTGCAGAACTTATGGCAGCCGAGGCTGCAGAAGGGCAGGAAAAAGAAGGAGAGAAGCAGGAGCTTTATCTGAGCGACGCAGTTGCGGGCGGAGCCGGCAGCCAGGCAGAGGGTCAGGCTGTTTCCGGGGACGGAGAGCCGCAGATTGATCAGCTGGACAGCGCCCTGACTACCTCCAATGGTTTTGCGGATACAGAGGATCTGGTGACCGTTCAGGAAAACGGAGTTAATCTGAGGGCGGAAAGCCAGACGGGAAGCCGTATCATTACGCAGCTTCAGGCAGGAGAGGTGCTTGAAAGGACCGGAAAAAATGAAGAGTGGAGCCGTGTACTCTATGACGGAAGGACCTGCTATGTGGCGTCCCAGTATGTGAAGGTTCAGGAGCCGGAAAAAATCGTACAGGAGCCTGTGCCGGAGGCTGATGCGCCGCAGGGAAGAGCTGTGCCGGCCGACGCGGCAGTTATGGCGGCCTCTGACGGGACGGTGATCCCAGTCTCCAATGGGCGGATTGTTGTGCTGGACGCAGGCCATCAGGGAAAGGAAAATACCTCAAAGGAGCCGGCAGGGCCGGATTCTTTCTCCCAGAGGCAGAAAATGCCGGCCGGAGCTGTGGGAAATTCTCTGGGACTCAGAGAGTGTGATGTGACGCTGTCGATCGCCAGGAAGGCGAAGCAGATTCTCACAGAGAGAGGTTATACAGTCATTATGACCAGAGAGAGCAATGACATCAACCTGAGCTGCGCGGAGAGGGCGGAGATAGCCAACCGAAGCGGTGCAGGAGCCCTTGTCCACATCCATACTCACAGCCAGGAGAGTACATCCGTATCAGGTATCCTTGCCACCTGTCAGTCATCGGGAAATCCCTACAACAGCGGCATATACGGCAGAAGCTACGCTCTTTCCAGAAGCATCTCGGGCAGCGTCAGCCAGGCTACAGGAGCCAGAAACCGCGGTGTACAGCAGACAGATACACTCAGCGAAATAAACTGGAGCCAGGTTCCGGTTACGGTTCTGGAGGTTGGATTTCTGAGCAACCAGCAGGAGGAGCTGCTTTTATCTCAGGAGGAGTACCAGGACAGAATCGCTCTGGGAATTGCCGACGGCCTTGATCAGTTTTTCAGCTCCGGAGAGTAG
- the mnmA gene encoding tRNA 2-thiouridine(34) synthase MnmA — protein sequence MEKKKVVVGMSGGVDSSVAAWLLKKQGYDVIGVTMQIWQDEEPEAVEENGGCCGLSAVDDARRVAEDLAIPYYVMNFKKEFRENVMDYFVAEYLRGRTPNPCIACNRFVKWESLLKRSLEIGADYIATGHYARIEKLPNGRYALKKSATAAKDQTYALYNLTQEQLAHTLMPVGEYTKDEIRKMAQELNLRVAHKPDSQEICFIPDNDYAKFIREDIGKELPEGNFVDLQGNVLGRHKGITHYTVGQRKGLNLSMGHPVFVVEIRPETNEVVIGENSDVFSRTLRFNRINWMAVDGLHGEEHRFIAKIRYGHKGAPCTVREIGSDLAECVFDEPQRAITPGQAVVLYDGEYVAGGGTIL from the coding sequence ATGGAGAAAAAGAAGGTAGTGGTAGGCATGTCAGGAGGAGTTGACTCCTCCGTGGCTGCCTGGCTTTTGAAAAAACAGGGGTATGACGTGATCGGCGTGACCATGCAGATCTGGCAGGATGAGGAACCGGAAGCTGTGGAAGAGAACGGCGGCTGCTGCGGACTCAGCGCGGTGGACGACGCCAGAAGGGTGGCGGAGGATCTCGCCATCCCCTATTATGTGATGAACTTTAAAAAAGAGTTCAGGGAGAACGTCATGGATTACTTTGTGGCTGAGTACTTAAGAGGCCGCACTCCAAATCCCTGCATTGCCTGCAACCGGTTTGTGAAATGGGAGTCCCTCTTAAAACGGAGTCTGGAAATAGGAGCGGACTACATTGCCACAGGCCACTATGCCAGGATTGAGAAGCTGCCAAATGGCCGCTATGCCCTGAAAAAATCTGCCACAGCAGCCAAGGATCAGACCTACGCCCTCTATAATCTCACTCAGGAGCAGCTCGCCCACACACTCATGCCTGTGGGCGAGTACACGAAGGACGAGATTCGGAAGATGGCGCAGGAGCTGAACCTGAGAGTGGCCCACAAACCCGACAGCCAGGAGATCTGTTTTATCCCTGACAATGATTATGCCAAATTTATCAGGGAGGACATAGGAAAGGAGCTTCCGGAAGGAAATTTTGTGGATCTGCAGGGAAATGTTTTAGGACGCCACAAAGGGATCACTCACTACACGGTGGGCCAGAGAAAGGGCTTAAACCTTTCCATGGGCCATCCTGTTTTCGTGGTCGAAATCCGTCCGGAGACCAACGAGGTGGTGATCGGGGAGAACAGTGATGTATTTTCCAGAACGCTGCGGTTTAACCGGATCAACTGGATGGCAGTGGACGGGCTTCACGGAGAGGAACACCGCTTCATCGCCAAAATCCGCTATGGCCACAAGGGAGCACCCTGCACAGTGAGGGAAATAGGCAGTGACCTGGCGGAATGTGTATTTGACGAGCCTCAGAGAGCCATCACGCCGGGACAGGCCGTTGTGCTGTACGACGGGGAATATGTGGCTGGAGGAGGTACCATCCTATGA
- the nifU gene encoding Fe-S cluster assembly scaffold protein NifU, with protein sequence MYSEKVMDHFQNPRNVGEIENPSGMGTVGNAKCGDIMRIYLDIDENQIIRDVKFKTFGCGAAVATSSMATELVKGKSIKEAMQVTNKAVMEALDGLPPVKVHCSLLAEEAIHAALWDYAEKNGIKIEGLEKPKSDIGEEEEEEEY encoded by the coding sequence ATGTATTCAGAGAAAGTTATGGACCACTTTCAGAATCCCAGAAATGTGGGAGAGATAGAGAACCCCAGCGGAATGGGAACCGTTGGAAACGCCAAGTGCGGAGACATTATGAGAATTTACCTGGACATTGACGAGAACCAGATTATCCGGGATGTGAAGTTTAAGACCTTCGGCTGCGGAGCAGCCGTTGCCACCAGCAGTATGGCCACAGAGCTTGTGAAGGGCAAGAGTATTAAAGAGGCCATGCAGGTGACAAACAAGGCCGTTATGGAGGCGCTTGACGGGCTTCCGCCGGTGAAGGTTCACTGCTCCCTGCTGGCAGAGGAGGCTATTCACGCCGCACTCTGGGACTATGCTGAGAAGAACGGAATCAAGATCGAAGGCCTTGAGAAGCCAAAGTCTGATATCGGTGAAGAAGAAGAGGAAGAAGAGTACTAA
- the nifS gene encoding cysteine desulfurase NifS: MKQLIYLDNAATTKTRPEVVEAMLPYFTEQYGNPSSVYDFSSGPKKAIAHARETIAKALGAKTNEIYFTAGGTESDNWALVATAEAYRAKGNHIITSKIEHHAILHTCEYLEKRGFEVTYLDVDENGVVKLEELKKAIRPETILISIMFANNEIGTIEPVRQIGAIAKEHGILFHTDAVQAFGHVPIDVDECGIDMLSASGHKFNGPKGIGFLYIRTGVKSRSFIHGGAQERKRRGGTENTPGIVGLGKACELAMASMEERTKKEKEMRDYLIARVMKEIPYTRLNGHPTERLSNNANFAFQFIEGESLLIMLDMDGICGSSGSACTSGSLDPSHVLLAIGLPHEIAHGSLRLTLNDEITKDQIDYTVESIKKIVERLRSMSPLYEDFVKHQR; encoded by the coding sequence ATGAAACAGTTGATTTATCTCGACAATGCGGCCACCACAAAGACCAGGCCGGAGGTAGTGGAGGCTATGCTTCCCTATTTTACAGAGCAGTATGGAAATCCATCCTCTGTCTATGATTTTTCCTCGGGCCCTAAGAAGGCGATTGCCCACGCAAGGGAGACTATCGCGAAGGCTCTGGGCGCAAAGACGAACGAGATTTATTTTACAGCAGGGGGAACCGAGTCCGACAACTGGGCGTTAGTGGCTACGGCCGAGGCCTACCGGGCGAAGGGAAACCACATTATTACTTCAAAGATTGAGCATCACGCCATTCTCCACACCTGTGAGTACCTGGAAAAGCGCGGCTTTGAGGTGACATACCTGGACGTGGATGAGAATGGCGTTGTAAAGTTAGAGGAGCTTAAAAAGGCAATTCGGCCGGAAACTATTTTAATCTCCATCATGTTTGCGAACAATGAGATCGGAACCATTGAGCCTGTCCGCCAGATAGGCGCCATTGCCAAGGAACACGGAATTCTGTTCCACACAGATGCTGTCCAGGCTTTCGGCCATGTTCCGATTGATGTGGACGAGTGCGGCATAGATATGCTGAGCGCCAGCGGACACAAATTTAACGGGCCGAAGGGAATCGGATTTTTATATATCAGAACCGGCGTGAAATCGCGCTCTTTCATTCACGGAGGAGCACAGGAGAGAAAGCGCCGCGGAGGCACAGAGAACACACCCGGAATTGTGGGACTGGGAAAGGCCTGCGAGCTTGCCATGGCTTCCATGGAAGAGCGCACCAAAAAGGAGAAGGAGATGAGGGACTACCTGATCGCCAGAGTGATGAAGGAAATCCCCTACACAAGGCTTAACGGGCATCCCACAGAGCGCCTCTCCAACAATGCGAATTTTGCCTTCCAGTTTATTGAGGGAGAATCTCTTCTGATTATGCTGGATATGGATGGGATCTGCGGCTCCAGCGGTTCTGCCTGCACCTCAGGCTCCCTGGATCCGTCTCACGTGCTTCTCGCCATCGGCCTGCCTCACGAGATTGCCCACGGCTCTCTGAGGCTCACCTTAAACGACGAGATCACAAAGGACCAGATTGACTATACCGTGGAGAGCATCAAAAAGATTGTGGAGAGACTGCGCTCCATGTCCCCGCTCTACGAGGACTTTGTCAAGCATCAGAGATAG
- a CDS encoding putative polysaccharide biosynthesis protein, translating into MKKNPLIAGTLLLTAAGFLSRILGFFYRIFLSRAVGAEGLGIYQMVFPVHSVAFALCCGAIQTSISRLVARDAGSGKASLRTGLIISLSLSGLLAGLIWQFAPFIARFVLLEPACEPLLPVMALSIPFSSIHACICGYYYGMKRTAVPALSQMFEQVIRMSAVFLMVQVLTANGEPVTVSVAVWGMFIGEAGSAVYSYLVYAVKDRNNGRRPQAQKHAKRRRHKSESSSFVPSAGFLATAVPLMAMAVPLMGNRLILNCLQSLEAIFVPNRLIEFGLNHSDALSMYGVLTGMALPFIYFPSAITNSLSVVLLPTVAEAQAQENTARIEKTIYMALRYSLYMGILCVGLFVLFGPELGMTVFQNTAAGDYIRILAWLCPFMYISTTMGSILNGLGKTSSVFVHNAVSMLLNLSFVVFGIPHMGMRAYFYGLLLSELLLALLHIVCLNGEVKVPMRAGEMIVKPCLCLAVAVGILYALEPVTAWMKASEMNGFVQLAAKGGVICAAYGGMLWVVHEGKREKE; encoded by the coding sequence ATGAAAAAAAATCCACTGATTGCCGGCACTCTCCTGCTGACGGCTGCCGGCTTTTTAAGCCGGATTCTCGGCTTTTTCTACCGGATCTTTCTCTCACGGGCCGTAGGGGCCGAGGGACTCGGCATTTATCAGATGGTATTTCCTGTCCATTCGGTTGCATTTGCCCTGTGCTGCGGGGCTATCCAGACCTCAATCTCCCGTCTGGTGGCCAGGGATGCCGGCTCCGGAAAGGCTTCTCTCCGGACAGGACTTATCATTTCCCTGTCTTTATCAGGGCTTCTTGCAGGACTTATCTGGCAGTTCGCTCCGTTTATCGCCCGCTTTGTCCTCTTAGAGCCGGCCTGCGAGCCGCTTTTGCCGGTCATGGCCCTGTCCATTCCCTTTTCCTCCATCCACGCCTGCATCTGCGGCTACTATTATGGTATGAAGCGCACTGCCGTTCCGGCACTCTCCCAGATGTTCGAGCAGGTCATCCGCATGAGCGCCGTCTTTCTGATGGTACAGGTCCTGACGGCAAACGGAGAGCCTGTAACGGTGTCTGTGGCGGTCTGGGGCATGTTTATCGGCGAAGCTGGATCGGCTGTGTACAGCTATCTGGTTTATGCAGTGAAAGACAGGAATAACGGCAGACGGCCGCAGGCTCAGAAACATGCAAAGAGAAGGCGACATAAAAGCGAATCTTCCTCTTTTGTCCCCTCAGCCGGTTTTCTCGCCACAGCGGTCCCCCTCATGGCCATGGCAGTGCCTCTCATGGGAAACCGGCTGATTTTAAACTGCCTTCAGAGCCTGGAAGCAATCTTTGTCCCAAACAGACTGATTGAATTTGGGCTGAACCACTCAGATGCCCTGAGTATGTACGGCGTTCTGACAGGAATGGCTCTCCCCTTTATCTATTTTCCCTCTGCCATCACCAACTCTCTTTCCGTCGTCCTGCTCCCCACTGTAGCCGAAGCCCAGGCTCAGGAAAACACGGCCCGGATTGAAAAAACAATCTACATGGCTCTGCGCTACAGCCTGTACATGGGAATTCTCTGTGTAGGACTTTTTGTCCTCTTCGGGCCGGAGCTTGGAATGACCGTGTTCCAGAACACCGCTGCCGGGGACTATATCCGCATTCTGGCCTGGCTCTGCCCGTTCATGTACATCTCCACCACCATGGGCAGTATCTTAAACGGCCTCGGAAAAACCTCCTCCGTCTTCGTTCACAACGCAGTTTCCATGCTTCTCAATCTGTCCTTTGTGGTGTTTGGGATTCCCCATATGGGAATGAGAGCTTACTTCTATGGGCTCCTGCTCAGCGAGCTTCTGCTGGCCCTTCTGCACATTGTGTGCCTGAACGGCGAGGTGAAAGTTCCCATGAGAGCCGGTGAGATGATTGTAAAGCCCTGCCTGTGCCTGGCCGTGGCGGTGGGAATTTTGTATGCTCTGGAGCCTGTGACTGCCTGGATGAAAGCCTCGGAGATGAACGGGTTCGTGCAGCTGGCGGCAAAGGGAGGCGTGATCTGTGCAGCATACGGAGGGATGCTCTGGGTGGTGCATGAGGGAAAAAGAGAGAAAGAGTAA
- a CDS encoding DUF1284 domain-containing protein: protein MTNTDKRTEKNLPLRLRPHHGLCIYYFRGSGYSEEFTEHMKEVIRSLKDNPRIILTVGEDEVCSSCPNRTPRGCSERQKAESYDRKVLELCGLFGSQNGPGGSENELRWEEFRQAVVSRIIRAGKRREVCGNCEWDGLCERIAEKA from the coding sequence ATGACGAATACAGATAAAAGGACAGAAAAAAATCTGCCGCTGAGACTCAGACCCCACCACGGACTCTGTATTTACTATTTCAGAGGAAGCGGGTACAGCGAAGAATTTACAGAGCACATGAAAGAGGTAATCCGCAGTCTGAAAGATAACCCGAGGATTATTCTGACAGTCGGGGAGGACGAGGTCTGCTCCTCCTGTCCCAACCGGACTCCCCGGGGATGCAGCGAAAGGCAGAAGGCAGAATCATACGACAGAAAGGTGCTGGAGCTCTGCGGCCTCTTCGGCAGTCAGAATGGGCCGGGAGGCTCAGAAAATGAGCTGCGCTGGGAAGAGTTCAGGCAGGCGGTAGTAAGCAGGATTATCAGAGCCGGAAAGAGAAGGGAAGTCTGCGGGAACTGTGAGTGGGACGGACTGTGTGAGAGAATCGCAGAGAAGGCTTAA
- a CDS encoding biotin transporter BioY, whose product MERTAEQKAGRRAGVRDLTYIGIMVAFMAVCSWISIPTAVPFTMQTFAVFLAVGVFGGRRGTMAVLVYILLGAVGMPVFAGFSGGIGVLVGLTGGYIAGFVLTALIMWGMERAFGRKTAVFWCSAVLGLMACYAFGTFWYLFMYARTAEPVGIMTVLGWCVIPFVIPDLLKITLAAAMSKRLGKAVRSMEA is encoded by the coding sequence ATGGAGAGAACAGCGGAGCAGAAAGCAGGACGCAGAGCAGGGGTGAGAGATCTCACCTACATTGGAATAATGGTTGCTTTTATGGCGGTATGTTCATGGATTTCCATACCAACGGCAGTGCCGTTTACCATGCAGACGTTTGCGGTATTTCTGGCAGTAGGCGTATTTGGAGGCAGGAGAGGAACGATGGCCGTGCTGGTATATATTCTGCTGGGAGCCGTGGGAATGCCGGTATTTGCCGGATTCTCAGGCGGCATCGGAGTTTTGGTGGGCCTGACGGGAGGCTATATAGCGGGATTTGTCTTAACTGCCCTGATTATGTGGGGGATGGAGCGGGCCTTTGGAAGAAAAACTGCTGTTTTCTGGTGTTCCGCCGTGCTGGGGCTTATGGCATGCTATGCCTTTGGAACCTTCTGGTATCTGTTTATGTATGCCAGAACGGCTGAGCCGGTGGGCATTATGACGGTTCTGGGATGGTGTGTGATCCCGTTTGTCATCCCCGATCTGCTGAAAATCACACTGGCGGCAGCTATGAGCAAAAGACTCGGAAAGGCTGTAAGAAGCATGGAAGCCTAG
- a CDS encoding DUF1667 domain-containing protein, giving the protein MKKEIICTVCPMGCHITVEGEADQIQSISGYTCKRGEEYGRQEFISPVRILTTTVRTDDRKQELLPVRSNRPVPKDRIMDCMEIIKKVEVKGPVKRYDVIVENICGCGADIVASGELK; this is encoded by the coding sequence ATGAAGAAGGAAATTATCTGTACCGTTTGTCCCATGGGCTGTCATATCACGGTAGAAGGGGAGGCAGACCAGATACAGTCCATATCTGGTTACACCTGTAAGCGAGGCGAGGAATACGGACGCCAGGAATTTATCAGCCCGGTCCGGATTCTCACCACAACCGTCAGGACAGATGACAGAAAGCAGGAGCTTCTTCCTGTGCGCTCCAACCGTCCGGTGCCGAAAGATCGGATCATGGACTGCATGGAGATTATAAAAAAGGTAGAGGTCAAGGGACCGGTAAAACGGTATGATGTGATCGTGGAAAATATCTGCGGCTGCGGGGCAGACATTGTGGCTTCGGGGGAACTGAAGTAG
- a CDS encoding NAD(P)/FAD-dependent oxidoreductase, whose translation MYDIFCDVAVIGAGPAGLSAAVAAKKEGAERVLLIERDESIGGILQQCIHPGFGLTYFKEELTGPEYASRFEDEAKELGAEVLLNSMVLEVDPREPAVYCVNAQYGMTRVKAGSIVLAMGCREKTRAGIQIPGTRPAGIYTAGAAQRLLNRQNTMVGKEIVILGSGDIGMIMARRMSLEGAHVKAVVEIMDFLAGLTRNKVQCLDDFGIPLMLSHTVTRIVGNERVEGVYVARVDENKKPVPGTEEFLSCDTLLLSVGLIPENELTRQAEIELSPLTNGPMVNQYMQTSEPAVFACGNVVHVNDLVDNVTAESMRAGTFAARYAMKQKEEGAPEESRTGAQEKREHSVKTVPGSNVRYLCPQYIRTDSALTAQGQEESEKIQLFFRVLHPDRKVKITARCGGQEIAVKRVLRVSPGEMESIVIPAAAVTGAVTVEAEKEV comes from the coding sequence ATGTATGATATTTTCTGTGATGTAGCGGTGATCGGAGCAGGCCCGGCAGGCCTTTCGGCAGCTGTTGCGGCAAAAAAGGAGGGGGCAGAGCGCGTTCTCCTGATAGAGAGAGATGAAAGCATTGGCGGAATTCTGCAGCAGTGCATTCACCCGGGATTTGGGCTCACCTATTTTAAGGAGGAGCTGACAGGACCGGAGTATGCCAGCAGATTTGAGGATGAGGCGAAGGAGCTGGGAGCAGAGGTTCTCTTAAATTCCATGGTACTTGAGGTGGACCCACGGGAGCCGGCTGTCTACTGCGTCAACGCCCAGTACGGTATGACGAGAGTGAAGGCGGGGAGCATTGTGCTGGCCATGGGCTGCAGGGAAAAGACGAGGGCGGGAATCCAGATCCCAGGAACACGCCCGGCAGGAATCTATACGGCAGGCGCTGCCCAGAGACTTCTGAACCGTCAGAACACGATGGTGGGAAAGGAGATTGTGATTCTGGGTTCCGGCGATATCGGAATGATCATGGCCAGGAGAATGAGTCTGGAGGGAGCACACGTAAAGGCAGTTGTGGAGATTATGGACTTCCTGGCAGGCCTTACCAGAAATAAGGTGCAGTGTCTGGATGACTTCGGAATTCCTCTGATGCTCTCACACACGGTAACCAGGATCGTGGGAAATGAGAGAGTGGAGGGCGTGTACGTGGCCCGGGTAGATGAAAATAAAAAGCCTGTTCCGGGGACAGAGGAGTTTCTCTCCTGCGATACCCTGCTCCTGTCTGTGGGTCTGATACCGGAAAACGAGCTGACAAGACAGGCAGAAATCGAACTTTCACCTCTCACCAACGGGCCCATGGTAAACCAGTATATGCAGACCTCAGAACCTGCTGTGTTTGCCTGCGGAAACGTGGTCCATGTCAATGATCTGGTGGACAATGTGACAGCAGAGAGCATGAGAGCCGGTACCTTCGCAGCCCGGTATGCCATGAAACAGAAAGAGGAGGGAGCGCCGGAAGAAAGCAGAACCGGAGCCCAGGAAAAACGGGAACATTCAGTAAAAACCGTTCCCGGCAGCAATGTGCGCTATCTCTGCCCCCAGTATATCAGGACAGACAGCGCCCTGACGGCTCAGGGTCAGGAGGAGTCTGAAAAGATACAGCTCTTTTTCCGTGTCCTTCATCCGGACAGGAAGGTGAAAATTACTGCCAGGTGCGGCGGGCAGGAGATTGCAGTAAAACGTGTTCTTCGCGTAAGCCCGGGCGAAATGGAATCGATTGTCATTCCTGCCGCAGCTGTGACAGGGGCTGTGACAGTAGAGGCAGAGAAGGAGGTGTAG